The Echinicola jeungdonensis genome segment CTGTTCATAGCTTTTTTTGCTTAAAACTTAGACCATAAAGGGGCATTGTTCACATAGATAGAATAAGCTAATCTAGATTTGGCCCGCATTCGGTATTTGCATTTCCGGATCCCTCATTAATTGTATCTGCAATTCTGGGTAGTGATTTTTTAACCAGTTAACGATTTGGCATTATAACTACGGGGGCAGGGTATCTTCCAATTTTACAATCTTATAATTTCCACTTTTTCTTAAAATATTAAGGGGTTATGCTTTACTTCCAAAATGATTTTACAATTTCAGAATTAATTATCTGGTATTGAATTTTATGATTGAATTGGCCATATTGATAACTTATGGCACCTTATTCAAGGGCTTTTATATTTTTACACCAAACAATGAAATTATGAAAAGTGAAAAATCAAAAAATGGATTGTATTCCCATTTCCGCTTGAAAAGCAGTATGAGCTTTTTGATGGCTTTATTGGTATTTGTTTTTTCTTGTAGTGAAAGTGATGACGGTCAGATGCAAGGCCCTGAACCGGTTATGCCACCAGAGACCAGTATGGCTCCGGATATGAGTATGTTTGATGACGAGGGAGGCGAAGAGAATCGGGTCAATACCATCCAAAACTGGGCCTATGCTGCTATCAATGTAGGTGTTTATTCTTCCATATTATATTCCCATTTAATTGTTCCGGTAAGGGCATTTAAAGTGACTATCAACCAAGAGGCCCATTTTAATGAGGATGCAGGACTTTGGGTTTGGGAAAAAAGCTTTGAAGTTCCTTCCAGAGGTACTTTTTCCGTAAGGCTTACTGCAGAAGTAGATGGAACCGATGTCAGTTGGACAGGCTATGTGTCCAAATCCGGGGTATTTGAAAATTTTGTTTGGTTTGACGGAACTTCCAAGCTTAATGGAGAATCTGGAAAATGGAACCTTTATGAAAGCCCTGAAAATCCTGAAGCTTGGTTGTCAAACTCCTGGGAAATTGACCGGGAAGTAGGAAATGGAAATACTAGCTTTACAGTGGAAAAAGAAGGAAACCATCAGGGAAGCTCAATTACTTATTCCATTGAGAAAGGAGCAGATTATGACAGAACGGTTTTGATCAATGATGTGAGTAATTCCAATTTGGTCGAGGTGCAGTGGAACAAAGAATCTAAGTTCGGTCGGGTTAAAAGTGAGGCAAAATACGGCGATGAAATGTATCACTGTTGGGATGAACAGTTACAGGATTCGGAATGTCCATAAAAAAATAAGAAAATTGAATAAAGCCGGCAAAGGACAATTGCCGGCTTTTTTATGTTTTAGATTGTACTTCCTCCGCAACTGGATCCTGCACCAGCGGTGCAACCAAAACAGTGCTGGTTGACTACAATATTCCTTTGGCTTAATTCATTTTGTTCCCATTCTTTAATATGGCGACTATTTTTTGAGTCCACTTTTAAATCTAACATCTGGTTAAAGTCACAGTCGTACAAATAACCATCCCAACCCACCGATATGGTATTCCTGCACATGACATTTTGGGCAGCCATAGGATTAAAGGATTGGATCAACTTGTCCATATAATCTTCATAATTCCCAGAACGGACCAAGTAATCCAAAAAACGGCTTATGGGCAGATTGGTAATTGTGAAAAGTGAATTAAAATCTACTCCAGTGGCTTGCTTTAGCTTTTTTTTAAATTGCTCCTCCAAAGATGATTGATCAGGAGGTAAAAAAGCCCCTGTGGGGTTATAAATCAGGTTGAGTTCAAGGCCACTGTTTCCAAGGCCGTATCCTACCTTATTTAGCATTTTTAAGGCCTCAATAGACTTATTAAAAACACCTTCCCCTCTTTGGGCATCTGTTTTCCGAGCATTAAAATAAGGTAGGGAGGAAACTACTTCCAGCTGATGTTTTTTAAAAAAATCCGGCAAATCATAGTATTTTGGATTGGCCAAAATAATGGTAAGGTTACTGCGGACAATGATATGGGTATCACGCTTAATTTTTCTTATTTCCTCCACAAACCAACGAAAATTGGGGTTCATTTCAGGCGCCCCTCCAGTTAAGTCAATGGTCTGAATATCCTGTTTTTTGATTACTTCCAAACACTGTTTCATGACATCCCTGTCCATTATTTCTTTCCGGTCCGGCCCGGCATCTACATGGCAATGTTTACAGACTTGATTGCACATTTTTCCCAAATTAATCTGAAGAATTTCTATTTGGGTAGGTTTCAGTGGATATAAGTCTGCAGATTTGAGTTTGCTGGAAAAGGCCGTTTCTTCCTTCCCTGTTGGAATAGAGCTTTGAAGGAACTTGAGTTCGTATTTGGAATTGGAAAAGGGGTTGTTTTGTGCCTTGAGTGATTTCATTACATGGATATTTCTTTCACTTTATTCATCATTTGGGTGCCATGTACCAAACTAGCCCCTCCTCTAATGGCCGCTGCCACATGAACGGCTTCCATGATTTGTTCTTCGTCACAGCCTTTTTCCAGGGTGTCAGTAGTATAGGCATCAATGCAATAGGGGCATTGCAGGGCATGGGAAACCGCAAGTGCGATGAGGGACTTTTCACGGGCGGTCAGCGCCCCTTCCTTAAAAACTTCTCCATAATAGTCGAAAAATTTATCGGCAAGTGTTTTTTGGAATTCCCCTATTTTGCCAAAATTTTTAAGGTCTTCTGGATTATAATATGTTTTCATAGGTTATGAATTAAACTTATGTGAAAATATGGTTGAGTTGCTAAATTAAGTGCTTTTTAAAGATAGCTTTTTCAGCGTGAAAACGAATGGATAGTCCAATTGTTTGTTTTTATTTAGCCTTTGCACAGAACTTAGGGAGCATACTTTTTTGATGAATATAAAATCTGGCGTAAAAACTAAGATTAACTTTTGGTTATAGGTAGCGTTTATTGAAGTATGAAAAAGAAAAAGATCAAAAATGATAAAAAACAGGAAACCGAAGATTGGGACTTTTCAGAAGGATTTGGAGGCTTGCCAAATGATGCCGATCTAATGAAAAATGTAGGTTGTGCCAGTAGGAGGAAAAAGAAAAAGGATGGCTAAATCAGCCATCCTTTTTTTGTGAATATTAAGCTGGTTTCCCTTCAGGGTAATGATGGATAATATCTCTTTGTGGGAATGGTATTTCGATATCATTGGCCTCAAAGGCTTCCTTCATGGCTTCCATATTATCAAAATAGACCGGCCATAAATTAGCCGCATCTGTCCAAACCCGGATAGAAAGGTCAAGAGAGCTTTCCCCGAAGGAACTGAAAAATACTACAGGAGCAGGATCTTGGTGGATCCTTTCATCTTTTTCAAATACCCCAAGGATAATTTCCCTCACTTTTTTTAGGTCGGTTCCATAGGCAACCCCTACGCTAAATTCTGCTCTTCGGGTAGGTTTATTGGACATATTAATAATGTCCGAATTGGCCAATCCACCATTGGGAATGATAATATCTTTATTGTCGAATGATTTCATTTTGGTATACAAAATGTCAATGGTTTCCACGACACCCAAATGACCTTTTCCTTCGATTACATCTCCCACTTTGAAGGGTTTAAAAAGCAATATCAAAACCCCGCCTGCAAAATTGGCCAGGGAACCCTGCAAAGCCAGACCAATGGCCAAACCTGCGGCACCTATTATGGCCACAAAAGAGGTAAGTGGAATTCCCAATTGATAACCAATGGTTAAGAATAAAAGGATGTAAAGAATGGCACTTATAATACTGGATAAAAAATGGCTTAAGGATTTATCGGCGTCTTTTCTTTTATCCAGAACCTCTTGAAAAGCCCCCAATATCTTTTTGATGATAAAAGCACCAACAAGATAAATGATAATTGCATACAGGAGGTTTGGAACAATTCTCCATAGTAATTCTACCCCTTGATCGTAGATGGTTTGTAAAGTTTCTGCGTTGATGTCCATATAGTAAAAAGGTTAGTTTATTTTTTTTCTGATTTCTAATTTAGAATCAAATACAAGATAAAAATGTTTGACTAAATTATTAAAAATTAATTTTACCAAATAGAAAAAGTTTGACGGGTGGAATGAAAGGGGCCTTGGGCCTTCGGGATGATTTTAGGGTTTCTTTTGTTTACCATAATAAATGATAAAGAGAAAATGGAATTAGGCCAAAAAAGGGGGGAGATTATCAAACTCAAATAAATTGGCCTAGTTTTACATTAACGGAATTTGATTAAGCTTGAAGAAGAGATGCCCTTAAAGATTAATTCGATATTAAAAAGTCACCAACTTAGGGTGACCAATTGCAGAAGTGATGTATTGGATACTTTTTTGCATAAGGAAATGGCTTTATCTCATTCGGATCTTGAAGAAACTTTGCAGGAGAATTACGATCGGGTGACCATCTACCGAACCCTGAAGACTTTTTTGGATCATGACCTGATTCATAAGGTATTGGATGATACAGGGGTGGTGAAATATGCGCTTTGCACCCATAGTGCCTCAGAAGAACACCATGACCATGAACATGTCCATTTCAAATGTGAAAAATGTGGAAATACACAATGTATCGAAGAAATTTCCCTCCCGCAAATTTCCTTGCCAAAGGGTTTTGTGGGAAAAGAAATGAACCTATTGATACACGGTATCTGTGATAAATGTAGCTAACTAGCCTCCATGGGGCTAGTTGGTTTTTTTCTTTTGGGCTCATCTGAAGGCCAAATGACTCCTGGAGGAAGATCAATTTTGGGCGGAGTTGTGTCTTCTACCCCTCCATCACCATCATCTTTGTTGTTGTTTTTTCCTTTATCGAGGTTGACCCTGGTAAGTGTAGCCACAAAATAAATCAGCACCACATAGGCGATTCCACACAATATCATATCGATGATTAGGCTACTCATGGCTGATTGAAGTTTAGATTAATTTACCATTTTAAAATGGATAAGTCAATAACCTGAAGGCCTCTTGACCAGCTTTTTCCTATGGACTGGAAATTTGATTACTAATGGCCTATCCATTTGCTTAATAGGGGATATCATCGGATATTTGCGGTTCGAAAAATACCAATGCCATGATCGTTAAAACAAAAAAATATAAACTGGAAACTGGAACCTATATCAAAATGGGATTGAAGAATATCCTAAAAGAGCAGTGGTGGGTGATTTTGATTGCCTTAGCGATTGCCTGTGGTTATTTTTGGATTCCTTCCTGGTGGTGGATTGGCATGGCCATATTGGCTTATTTGCTGTACATCCTATTTTGGGTGATCCAATTTGCAGGAGTTACCCAAATGGAACAGAATAAGGTCATGTTCGATAGGTTGGCCTACGAAATTGATAGCCGGCAGGTACTTCTAAAAATCAATTCCAAGCAAGGAATGCCCATCAATTGGAATATGATTAAAAGGGCAGAAATAACTAAAGATGCTTTTGTGCTGGTTATGGGTAAAGCTCAGTTTATTCACCTCCCATTTAGAATATTCAATACCGATAATGAGCGGAAATTCGTTGAAACTATCCTTAAGAGAAAAGGATATATTTCATAAACATATAGCCGGCTTTGTCCGGCTTTTTTTATGGAAATGGTTTACAAAACCAAAGGAGAAATTAGGGGCCATGAAAACCCAACCAGGGTTTAAAACCTAAAAAGCCTCTTCAATATGGTACTTGTTGAGGGTAAAAAACAATCGGTCATTTTCCTGAAAACTCCGGTGGGGAGCTGCTTTTATATCAATTATTTTTCCTTCCTCATCCATTAGTTTGACAACTTGGTGATCTCCAAAAAATGCTGTTCGAAATAATTTGCCATTCAAGGGCTGTTCCTGACTTTTCTTGATTTTGGCATGTTCGGGCCTAAAAGTAATTCGCACTTTTTCTGAATAATTTTGAGATTCAGGATCTGCAATGAAGCCAAAGGAACTGTAAAACCCATCCTCTGTTGGGGTAGCTATGATCTCATTCATTTTCCCTATCATATTGGTCACATAGGGGTTGGCAGGTTGGTCATATATCCTTGCCGGGGAATCCAGTTGGAGAAGTCGGCCCTGGTGCAAAACAGCAATTTTGTCGGCCATAGAAAGGGCATCTTTGGAATCCTGGGTGGCAAAAATGACTGTAAGGCTAATCTCTTTTATTATCTCCATTAATTCTTCTGAAATTTGTTCTTTTAGCAGGGAATCCAAATTGCGAAAAGGCTCATCTAAAATCAAAATTTGAGGTTCTGAAACCAAAGCCCTGGCCAAAGCAACCCTTTGTTGCTGCCCACCGGAAAGTTGATGGGGGAATTTATTTTTAAGTCCTTCAAGCCCCATTTTTTTTAGGGTTTCAAGGGCTTTTTGATTAGCCCTTGATTTCTGATTTATGCCAGATTTTACATTTTCCAAAACAGAAAGCTGGGGAAACAAAGCATAATCCTGAAAAACCATTCCCAAATTCCTTTGATGAGAAGGCAAGGACTTTTTACTATCCAGAAAGGTGATATCTCCATGGTGAATGGTTCCTTTTTGAGGATGTTCCAAACCAGCAAGGATTCTTAGAAAACTGGTTTTCCCCGACCCGCTTTCTCCGATCAAGGCCAAAATCTCCCCTTCAGGGACCTTGAAGGAAATATCCAGCAAGGCATATTTTTCTGATTGGGGATATTTTTTACAGATATTTTCAATACTCAAAAGTGGCATGGTATTTTCAAATTTTATGCGATTCCAAACAAGCAGCAATTAAAATTTACTTATTGTTTGTGAATTATTATAAGAAAAAGGCGGATGGATCCAAAGCGAATGGGTGGTTACAAAGGTAGGCTTTATTATGGGAAGTCTTTAAAATCAGTCAAAGATTGATATGTATTTATGGCTTAAATGAAGCCAATAATCCCAGTTTTTATTGATCTGGTACTTCAATGATTATTATTTAAATTAAATCTAAATAAAGAAAAAAGTTCTTTATATTTGCAAGCAAATTTTCCACGAAAAAAAAATAGAAAGGGAAATGACCATTCAACAATTGGAATATGTTTTGGCAGTGGAGAAGCACCGTCATTTTGGCCATGCAGCAGAAGCTTGTTTTGTAACCCAACCTACTTTAAGTGCACAAATCCACAAACTGGAAAAGGAACTGGATATTGTAATTTTTGACCGGTCAAAAATGCCTGTCATACCTACCGAAATTGGTACCCAGTTGATCGTTTCGGCAAGGAAAGTGGTCGCTGAAAGCAAGGGGATTTATGAGATGATATCCCAATTAAAGGGCAATATCAGTGGAGAAATCAAATTGGGGGTTATTCCCACCTTAGCACCTTACCTTTTACATTTATTTGTGCAAGATTTTCTGGAAAATTATCCCCAGGTACAATTGCAGGTGGAAGAATTGATTACTGAAGAAATTGTCCGCAGATTGCGAAATGACGATTTGGACATTGGGATTGCTGTTACGCCCTTGGATGAGCAAGGGATAGCGGAAAAGCCCATGTTTTATGAAAAATTTTATGCCTATTTGTCCAAGGGACATCCACTTTTGGAGCAGGAAAAACTTTCTATTAATGATCTTGAAGGAGATGATTTTTGGATATTGAAACAAGGGCATTGTTTTAGGGACCAGGTACTGAAAATTTGTGACCAGCGCCAATTCCAAAGAATGAATTTTCATTATGAAAGCGGTTCACTGGAAGGGTTGCGGAATATGGTCAATCGGTACAAGGGGGTTACCCTACTTCCAGAACTGGCTACCTTTGATTTAAGCGAGGAAGAAAAATCCAGAATCAGGCCTATCAATGGAGAGCAACCTCCAACACGTGAAGTCAGCCTCTTATTAAGCAGAAATTTTTTGAAAAAAAGGATGGTGGAATTGCTTTACCAAGAAATTACCGGAGCCGTTCCTGAAGATATGACCTCCAAAGCCCATGGGAAGATTGTAAAATTTAAATAAAAGATGTAAGGCATTAGTTGGTAGAGGTTTATAAGTAAAGAGGCTTGGGCAGAAATCCGAATTCAGGAATTGGAAAATTCAAAATTCTCGATTCGTAATTCCTAATAAAAAATCCTCCCCTGTTAGCCCTATCCTATTTATCGGAGTAAATCCTTATTGTATTCAATACTTTGTATCCTATAAAATGGGATTCCCTTTCTAAAAATGTATTTTTGGTTTTTCTAAAATTCTTTAAAAATCCCAAATATGGCAGCAAAACAATATATTGAACAGCATAAGGATAAGTTTCTGCAGGAACTTCTGGATTTATTGCGGATTCCATCGGTAAGTGCTGATCCCAAGTTTAAAGAAGATGTTATAAAAGCAGCAGATTTTGTCAGGGAAAGCCTAATCCAGGCTGGGGTTGATCATACGGAAATTTTTACCACAGCAGGTTATCCGGTGGTTTATGGTGAAAAAATCATTGATCCCGCGGCACCTACCGTGTTGATTTATGGGCATTATGATGTGCAGCCAGCAGATCCTTATGAACTTTGGGAATCTCCCCCATTTGAGCCGGTGATCAAAAACACGGACATCCATCCCGAAGGAGCTATTTTTGCCCGTGGTTCTGCTGATGATAAAGGTCAAATATATATGCATGTAAAGGCTTTTGAAGCCATGATGGCTGAAAATGAATTGCCTTGCAATATCAAATTTATGATTGAAGGGGAGGAAGAAGTGGGGTCCGAAAACCTGGAAGTTTTTATCCGTGAAAATAAGGAAAAACTAAAGGCAGATGTGATTTTGGTTTCAGATACCAGCATGATTTCTCTGGACAACCCTTCTGTAACAGTGGGATTGCGTGGATTGGCTTATATGTTGGTGGAGGTAACCGGAGCCAACAGGGATCTGCATAGTGGGACCTTTGGTGGTTCTGTGGCCAACCCGATCAATGTGCTTTGCAGGATGATTGCATCATTGCAGGATGAAAATAAGCACGTTACAATTCCAGGTTTTTATGATAAGGTAGAGGAGCTATCTGCTGAATACCGGAGAAAATTAAACCAAGCACCTTTTAGTGAAGATGAATTTAAGCAGAAATTGGATATCAAAGACGTGGAAGGAGAGGCTGGCTTTACCACCCTGGAGCGGATTGGTATCAGACCCACGTTGGATGTGAATGGAATTTGGGGTGGATATATTGGAGAAGGTGCCAAAACGGTGCTGCCCTCCAAGGCCTTTGCCAAAATTTCCATGAGGTTGGTACCCCATCAGGACCATCGGGAAATAGCGGAATTATTTCAAAAACATTTTGAATCCATTGCTCCCCAATCGGTAAAGGTAAAAGTAAATGCCCACCATGGTGCCCAACCAGCTGTTGTGCCTACCAATTCTCCCGGTTACAGGGCAGCAGAGGAAGCCATCAAAGAAGTATTTGGAAAAAAGGCCATTCCAACCCGGGAAGGAGGATCTATTCCGATTACTTCTCTTTTCCAACAAGAATTAGGGCTTGACCCCATCTTACTGGGTTTTGGACTGGATACTGATGCCATCCACTCTCCCAATGAACATTTTGGTTTGAAAAATTACTTTAAGGGCATAGAAACCATTGTCAGCTTTTTTAAGCATTTCAAAAACCAAACTGGAGAATAAGTACAGAATTGGAGGATTTTGCAACCACAAATGGGTGAAAACGTTGAATTAATCTTTAGTAGGCAAGGCCTGCTATTGATCAATGGCCCTATTGTGGTTGCTTTAAAAAGCATATAATCATATGCTACCATGAATTGAAATCAGTCCCATGCGAAGTTCAACACTTAAATTCATTTGTTTAGTTTTTTTTATTGGGTTAATAAGTCAAACTGTATTGGCCCAGGTAATTGATCCTCCCCAATGGAAAATTGGGATTTCAGATGAAAACCTAATGGTTGGGGATACGGTTGAACTTCAATTTAATGCCGATATACCGGAGGACTGGTACATTTATTCCAATGATTTTGATCCGGACTTGGGGCCGATGTTGACCGTTTTGTCTTTTGAAGAAAAGCAGGGGATCGAACTTATTGATGGACTCAAGGCTATTAACCCCAAAAGGAAATTCGATGAAATTTGGCAAGGGGAAGTCAGCTATTTCGAAGGAACAGGGCTATTCAAACAAAAGGTGAGAATTACCGGTGCCGCTGTAATTATTAAGGGTAGCCTTTCTTACCAAATGTGTACCGATATAAGTGGAAAATGTGTACCGTTTGATGAGGAATTTTTTATTGACCAAAATGCAGCTATAACCGAAAAAAGCAAACAAAAAGAAACGACTCCTCTGGAACCGGATAATGTTGCTGAAGAGAAGAATCAAGAAAAACCAACAGCTGCTGAGGCACCATCATCTTCCAAAGAATCAGCGATTTCAAAAGCTCCTTCCACTTCAGAATTAGTAAAGGAGACCAAAGATGAAACGTCAACTCCAAAAACAGATAGTGAAAAGATTGAAGTGGGACTTGAGCCAGAGGGCAAACAAGGGGATGCCACCTCAATGGTTCCCTTTCTAATAGCCTCTTTTTTGGGAGGCTTGGCAGCATTATTGACCCCCTGTGTGTTTCCCATGATTCCCATGAC includes the following:
- a CDS encoding YcxB family protein produces the protein MIVKTKKYKLETGTYIKMGLKNILKEQWWVILIALAIACGYFWIPSWWWIGMAILAYLLYILFWVIQFAGVTQMEQNKVMFDRLAYEIDSRQVLLKINSKQGMPINWNMIKRAEITKDAFVLVMGKAQFIHLPFRIFNTDNERKFVETILKRKGYIS
- a CDS encoding dipeptidase, whose amino-acid sequence is MAAKQYIEQHKDKFLQELLDLLRIPSVSADPKFKEDVIKAADFVRESLIQAGVDHTEIFTTAGYPVVYGEKIIDPAAPTVLIYGHYDVQPADPYELWESPPFEPVIKNTDIHPEGAIFARGSADDKGQIYMHVKAFEAMMAENELPCNIKFMIEGEEEVGSENLEVFIRENKEKLKADVILVSDTSMISLDNPSVTVGLRGLAYMLVEVTGANRDLHSGTFGGSVANPINVLCRMIASLQDENKHVTIPGFYDKVEELSAEYRRKLNQAPFSEDEFKQKLDIKDVEGEAGFTTLERIGIRPTLDVNGIWGGYIGEGAKTVLPSKAFAKISMRLVPHQDHREIAELFQKHFESIAPQSVKVKVNAHHGAQPAVVPTNSPGYRAAEEAIKEVFGKKAIPTREGGSIPITSLFQQELGLDPILLGFGLDTDAIHSPNEHFGLKNYFKGIETIVSFFKHFKNQTGE
- the arsS gene encoding arsenosugar biosynthesis radical SAM (seleno)protein ArsS (Some members of this family are selenoproteins.) codes for the protein MKSLKAQNNPFSNSKYELKFLQSSIPTGKEETAFSSKLKSADLYPLKPTQIEILQINLGKMCNQVCKHCHVDAGPDRKEIMDRDVMKQCLEVIKKQDIQTIDLTGGAPEMNPNFRWFVEEIRKIKRDTHIIVRSNLTIILANPKYYDLPDFFKKHQLEVVSSLPYFNARKTDAQRGEGVFNKSIEALKMLNKVGYGLGNSGLELNLIYNPTGAFLPPDQSSLEEQFKKKLKQATGVDFNSLFTITNLPISRFLDYLVRSGNYEDYMDKLIQSFNPMAAQNVMCRNTISVGWDGYLYDCDFNQMLDLKVDSKNSRHIKEWEQNELSQRNIVVNQHCFGCTAGAGSSCGGSTI
- a CDS encoding hydrogen peroxide-inducible genes activator translates to MTIQQLEYVLAVEKHRHFGHAAEACFVTQPTLSAQIHKLEKELDIVIFDRSKMPVIPTEIGTQLIVSARKVVAESKGIYEMISQLKGNISGEIKLGVIPTLAPYLLHLFVQDFLENYPQVQLQVEELITEEIVRRLRNDDLDIGIAVTPLDEQGIAEKPMFYEKFYAYLSKGHPLLEQEKLSINDLEGDDFWILKQGHCFRDQVLKICDQRQFQRMNFHYESGSLEGLRNMVNRYKGVTLLPELATFDLSEEEKSRIRPINGEQPPTREVSLLLSRNFLKKRMVELLYQEITGAVPEDMTSKAHGKIVKFK
- a CDS encoding mechanosensitive ion channel family protein; this translates as MDINAETLQTIYDQGVELLWRIVPNLLYAIIIYLVGAFIIKKILGAFQEVLDKRKDADKSLSHFLSSIISAILYILLFLTIGYQLGIPLTSFVAIIGAAGLAIGLALQGSLANFAGGVLILLFKPFKVGDVIEGKGHLGVVETIDILYTKMKSFDNKDIIIPNGGLANSDIINMSNKPTRRAEFSVGVAYGTDLKKVREIILGVFEKDERIHQDPAPVVFFSSFGESSLDLSIRVWTDAANLWPVYFDNMEAMKEAFEANDIEIPFPQRDIIHHYPEGKPA
- a CDS encoding arsenosugar biosynthesis-associated peroxidase-like protein; translated protein: MKTYYNPEDLKNFGKIGEFQKTLADKFFDYYGEVFKEGALTAREKSLIALAVSHALQCPYCIDAYTTDTLEKGCDEEQIMEAVHVAAAIRGGASLVHGTQMMNKVKEISM
- a CDS encoding Fur family transcriptional regulator, coding for MPLKINSILKSHQLRVTNCRSDVLDTFLHKEMALSHSDLEETLQENYDRVTIYRTLKTFLDHDLIHKVLDDTGVVKYALCTHSASEEHHDHEHVHFKCEKCGNTQCIEEISLPQISLPKGFVGKEMNLLIHGICDKCS
- a CDS encoding ABC transporter ATP-binding protein; protein product: MPLLSIENICKKYPQSEKYALLDISFKVPEGEILALIGESGSGKTSFLRILAGLEHPQKGTIHHGDITFLDSKKSLPSHQRNLGMVFQDYALFPQLSVLENVKSGINQKSRANQKALETLKKMGLEGLKNKFPHQLSGGQQQRVALARALVSEPQILILDEPFRNLDSLLKEQISEELMEIIKEISLTVIFATQDSKDALSMADKIAVLHQGRLLQLDSPARIYDQPANPYVTNMIGKMNEIIATPTEDGFYSSFGFIADPESQNYSEKVRITFRPEHAKIKKSQEQPLNGKLFRTAFFGDHQVVKLMDEEGKIIDIKAAPHRSFQENDRLFFTLNKYHIEEAF